The following proteins are encoded in a genomic region of Melopsittacus undulatus isolate bMelUnd1 chromosome 8, bMelUnd1.mat.Z, whole genome shotgun sequence:
- the LOC101872367 gene encoding hemoglobin subunit alpha-A-like encodes MVLSGSDKTNVKGVFAKIGGQVEEYGAEALERMFATYPPTKTYFPHFDVSPGSAQVKAHGKKVAAALVEAANHIDDIATALSKLSDLHAQKLRVDPVNFKLLGQCFLVVVAIHNPSVLTPEVHASLDKFLCAVGSVLTAKYR; translated from the exons ATGGTGCTGTCTGGGAGCGACAAGACCAACGTGAAGGGCGTCTTCGCCAAAATCGGCGGCCAGGTCGAGGAGTATGGCGCCGAGGCCCTAGAGAG GATGTTCGCCACCTACCCCCCGACCAAGACCTACTTCCCCCACTTTGACGTGAGTCCAGGCTCTGCTCAGGTCAAGGCGCACGGCAAGAAGGTGGCGGCCGCACTGGTCGAGGCTGCCAACCACATTGATGACATCGCGACTGCCCTCTCCAAGCTCAGCGACCTCCATGCCCAGAAGCTCCGCGTGGACCCTGTCAACTTCAAA CTGCTGGGCCAATGCTTCCTGGTGGTGGTGGCCATCCACAACCCCTCTGTCCTGACCCCAGAGGTCCACGCTtccctggacaagttcctgtgcgCCGTGGGCAGCGTGCTGACTGCCAAGTACCGTTAA
- the LOC101872527 gene encoding hemoglobin subunit alpha-D, with product MLTTDDKKLIQQVCERSSSHLEQFGAEALERMFTTYPQTKTYFPHFDLQHGSEQIRGHGRKVATALANAAKNLDNLSQALSELSNLHAYNLRVDPINFKLLSQCFQVVLAVHLGKDYTPEVHAAFDKFLSAVASVLAEKYR from the exons ATGCTGACCACCGATGACAAGAAGCTGATCCAGCAGGTCTGTGAGAGGTCGTCGAGCCACCTGGAGCAGTTCGGCGCTGAGGCCCTGGAGAG GATGTTCACCACCTACCCCCAGACCAAGACCTACTTCCCCCACTTCGACCTGCAACATGGCTCCGAGCAGATCCGTGGCCATGGCAGGAAGGTGGCCACCGCCTTAGCCAATGCTGCCAAGAACCTGGACAACCTCAGCCAGGCCCTGTCTGAGCTCAGCAACCTGCACGCCTACAACCTGCGTGTCGACCCCATCAACTTCAAG CTGCTGTCGCAGTGCTTCCAGGTGGTGCTGGCTGTGCACCTGGGCAAGGACTACACCCCCGAGGTGCATGCTGCCTTCGACAAGTTCCTGTCTGCCGTGGCCTCCGTGCTGGCCGAGAAGTACAGatga